Within Topomyia yanbarensis strain Yona2022 chromosome 2, ASM3024719v1, whole genome shotgun sequence, the genomic segment AAGAACCGGAGAATCACTGGAACTCCTTTCTAGTGGAACGAATGAGCAGTCTTCTGgacgaaaaatatttgttgaaattgGAAACCAGAGGAGGTTTAAGGACGAAGAAACACCTCAGTATAGTGCCTTGCTAGAGATTATCCACAAAAGATTGCGTACGCTGCAAAAATGTAAGATCGTCAGTAGTACGCCGTCTACAGGTcctagattccagctccgagcaagcTTTTaggatccctgaaactatatttttgcgcccactgtttaaagtttacatgggttTTTGTGTGGggaaattaactttcacaaaataactCCTGCAGGAGTCGCccgttacttcctaaaaataaatcgtggcttttttagaaaatttaacaaaaaaaacaatgtctcgaaagtcattaagcagaaaccgattgatgctctgacgattgataaaatattaattttttctagcaccactgttgttggttgtctAATTATTCGCAATGTTGTTctaatcttctcttaatgtgtctaaatcatttatctatactgtttggccacttcgcaagggttttgagggataaattggggcttcttttgtacataataagagaaagttaaaatttttgtatataattcgaccgtcagaagcagagatgccatgaaaagtgaaattttcttcaatcttcagggcatcaaacgatttttgcttaataactttttctacaGGCATCAGATCTTTTTGCGgttttctagactttgtttctttgacaaattttctataaaaatcagacatctatttatttttagcagGTAACGAGCGActgttggaagaattattttgcaaaagacaatttccccatacgaaatcccatgtaaactttaaaccgtgggcgcaaaaatatagtttcactgatcgagctaaaaatttgcagagttcttctgggagctaaatgggacccgaaaagttactcggagcaaaattttattttattttttcatataaccatgtcccattCTAGTGGGCATATGGTCAGGGATTGTAACAGCAGTCTGTGCAGAACGTGTGCTAAAAACATCACACTTCACTGCACCTACCACCAGTGGCAACGGTGCGTAGTCAACATTTAGATATGTCTCGCTGGAAAATTCCCCCAACGTGCCATTAGCGGACCCAAGTTTTAATATCAGCCGTGAAGTTGACCGGATTATTGGAGCGGAACTGTTTTATACCCTTATCGAACCGCATCAGTTCATTCTTGCTAATGAATTTCCACTGTTGCAGAAAATTCTTCTGGGCTACGTAGTTTCAGGCAATCACGTGTCACGTTGCCATGgaacaagatttgaaaattcaattggAGCGGTTGTGGGAGATCGAAAATTTCGACATCGGAAAATCGCCAACTCAGGAAGAGCAAGAAGTCGTGATACAGTGTCCAGAGACAAGGATGGACCTTACATCGTTCGGCTGCCATTACGAGAAGCTATGATATCACTATTAGAGGACTCTTACACACTAGCATTGCTGTGGTTCCTGATGATGGAGCAACGTTTTGCGGGAAATGTGCGTCTACGCGAATGCTATACACAGTTCATGGAAGATTACGAACAGTTAGGACATATCGAGGAATGTCCACGTATTATAGGTCCGCAGTTTTTTCTCCCCCACCATGCCATTCTTCATCCCGAGAGTAGCACGATAAAAATTCGCGTCGTCTTTGATGGTAGCAGTAAGGGAGCCAGCAAGCTTTCGTTGAATGATATTCTCCACAGTGGGCATACAGTGCAACCTCCTCTGCTGACTACTGTGATCAATTTTCAGATGCCTCTATTTGTAATCACGACAGACGCAGAAAAAATGTTCAGTCAGGTCTGGGTGCATCAAGAAGACCGCAAGTTCCAACAAATTATTAGGCGAATAGATCCGTCGGGACTACTGAAGTGTTATCAACTGAAAACCTAATGGTCTATCTAGTTCACCCTAT encodes:
- the LOC131679315 gene encoding uncharacterized protein LOC131679315, which codes for MISLLEDSYTLALLWFLMMEQRFAGNVRLRECYTQFMEDYEQLGHIEECPRIIGPQFFLPHHAILHPESSTIKIRVVFDGSSKGASKLSLNDILHSGHTVQPPLLTTVINFQMPLFVITTDAEKMFSQVWVHQEDRKFQQIIRRIDPSGLLKCYQLKT